One Campylobacter concisus DNA segment encodes these proteins:
- the purL gene encoding phosphoribosylformylglycinamidine synthase subunit PurL, which yields MDKTTVEAHKISDEEYEEILKILGREPNLLELGIFSAMWSEHCSYKSSKKYLNGFPTKAPWVIQGPGENAGVIDVGDGIAAVFKMESHNHPSFIEPFQGAATGVGGILRDVFTMGARVVANMNSLRFGEIRGDGELAKKHRYLLKGSVAGIGHYGNCMGIPTVGGETTFDPSFNGNILINAFALGLCKSDEIFYGKAEGVGNPVIYVGSKTGRDGLGGAVMASDSFNDENKSLRPTVQVGDPFAEKLLMEACLELFKKDYIIGIQDMGAAGLTSSSFEMAGRSGSGMKMYLDRVPMRETGMTPYELMLSESQERMLICAKKGFEQKVLEIFRKWDLDAEIIGEVTSSGVMQLYWHGELAGEIPIGPLSEAAPVLDRPVARPKYLDEIANLEIPNNVDNKTAFFKLLKEPEVLNKSFIYDQYDANIQTNTIKQPGHLGAASIRVKGTKKAVSMAAQCDPRANFVDPKIGAARAVAAAGRKVAMSGAVPLAITDCLNYGNPQNPEVMWQFKEGCEGIKEACRELNTPVVSGNVSLYNDTDGVSVYPTPAIVTVGVNEDANLNLKSTFLSEGRAIYLLGETSGEFAASLYAKALFDVVGGKLKEIDYKAERALWDLIIEANKEQILEFANSVGVGGLAITLAKMASISNIGVNCEVKFKEPNFIFDESFSRAVVGVKDEAKFEALAAKFGVKFEKIGVSGGRRFKLNDIDESVDEIREIYLNEFAKIVRKED from the coding sequence ATGGACAAAACTACCGTAGAAGCGCACAAAATCAGCGATGAAGAGTATGAAGAGATCTTAAAAATCCTAGGCCGCGAGCCGAATTTACTAGAGCTTGGCATATTTTCAGCAATGTGGAGCGAGCACTGCAGCTACAAATCAAGTAAAAAATACCTAAACGGCTTTCCGACAAAAGCACCTTGGGTCATCCAAGGACCTGGCGAAAATGCTGGCGTCATCGACGTTGGCGATGGGATCGCAGCTGTGTTTAAGATGGAGAGTCATAACCACCCAAGCTTTATCGAGCCATTTCAGGGTGCTGCCACTGGCGTTGGTGGAATTTTAAGAGATGTCTTTACGATGGGTGCAAGAGTCGTTGCAAACATGAACTCACTTCGTTTTGGCGAGATAAGAGGCGATGGCGAACTAGCCAAAAAGCATAGATATTTACTAAAAGGAAGCGTGGCTGGTATTGGACACTACGGCAACTGCATGGGTATTCCAACAGTTGGCGGCGAAACCACATTTGATCCTAGCTTTAATGGCAATATCCTAATTAATGCCTTTGCACTTGGGCTTTGCAAAAGTGATGAAATTTTCTACGGTAAGGCTGAAGGTGTGGGCAACCCAGTCATTTACGTGGGCTCAAAGACCGGCAGAGACGGCCTTGGTGGCGCTGTTATGGCTAGTGATAGCTTTAATGATGAGAATAAATCGCTTCGTCCAACTGTGCAAGTAGGCGATCCATTTGCCGAGAAGCTACTCATGGAAGCGTGCTTGGAGCTCTTTAAAAAAGACTATATCATCGGCATCCAAGATATGGGCGCAGCAGGACTAACTAGCTCTAGCTTTGAGATGGCTGGCAGAAGCGGTAGCGGCATGAAGATGTATCTAGACCGCGTGCCAATGCGAGAAACTGGCATGACGCCTTATGAGCTAATGCTAAGCGAGTCTCAAGAGCGCATGCTAATATGCGCCAAAAAAGGCTTTGAGCAAAAAGTGCTTGAAATTTTTAGAAAGTGGGATCTTGACGCTGAGATCATCGGCGAGGTCACAAGTAGCGGCGTGATGCAGCTTTACTGGCATGGTGAGCTAGCAGGCGAAATCCCTATCGGCCCACTTAGTGAGGCAGCTCCGGTGCTTGATCGCCCAGTTGCACGTCCAAAATACCTTGATGAGATAGCAAATTTAGAAATTCCAAATAATGTTGATAACAAAACCGCATTTTTTAAGCTTTTAAAAGAGCCAGAAGTACTAAATAAAAGCTTTATCTATGATCAATATGACGCAAATATCCAGACAAATACTATAAAGCAGCCTGGGCACTTAGGCGCTGCAAGTATCAGAGTAAAAGGTACTAAAAAGGCTGTCTCTATGGCTGCGCAGTGCGATCCTAGAGCAAATTTTGTTGATCCTAAAATTGGCGCTGCAAGAGCGGTCGCTGCAGCTGGCAGAAAGGTAGCGATGAGTGGTGCTGTACCACTTGCGATCACCGACTGCCTAAACTACGGCAACCCACAAAATCCAGAGGTAATGTGGCAGTTTAAAGAAGGATGTGAAGGCATAAAAGAGGCTTGCCGTGAGCTAAATACACCAGTCGTTAGTGGCAACGTGAGCCTTTATAACGACACTGACGGCGTTAGCGTCTATCCAACGCCAGCCATCGTCACGGTTGGAGTAAATGAAGATGCAAATTTAAACCTAAAAAGCACATTTTTAAGCGAGGGCAGGGCGATTTACCTTCTTGGCGAGACAAGTGGAGAATTTGCAGCTTCGCTTTACGCAAAGGCGCTATTTGATGTGGTCGGCGGAAAGCTAAAAGAGATTGATTATAAAGCTGAGCGAGCTCTTTGGGATCTAATAATCGAAGCAAATAAAGAGCAAATTTTAGAGTTTGCAAATAGCGTGGGTGTGGGCGGTCTTGCTATCACGCTAGCAAAAATGGCTAGCATCTCAAACATCGGCGTAAATTGTGAAGTGAAATTTAAAGAGCCAAATTTTATCTTTGACGAGAGCTTTTCAAGAGCGGTTGTGGGCGTGAAAGATGAGGCTAAATTTGAAGCGCTTGCGGCTAAATTTGGTGTGAAATTTGAAAAGATCGGCGTTAGTGGTGGCAGAAGATTTAAACTAAATGATATCGATGAGAGTGTGGATGAGATAAGAGAAATTTATCTAAATGAGTTTGCAAAAATCGTTAGAAAAGAGGATTAA
- a CDS encoding SDH family Clp fold serine proteinase, whose protein sequence is MALKKSKVAEAENEQKETEQVEKRGVAKPPVLFSKTQNLIKSIEKRLNATLITYYNSNAGSVCGNDASAMYEILKGKKIDTAYLFIKSDGGSGIAALRIITTLRNYCKNLIALIPANCASAATMMALGANEIVMGPLAYLTPVDTSLKHELSPTNKGNELVSVSMDELSRVVKLWKEQDKDRPNDTNPYNSLYEYIHPLVFGAVDRASSLSLKICTELLRYHIEDDKKIAEISERLNGDYPAHEYPILFREAHEIGLHVKKMDDDLNEMLQELTLLYSEMGQRAFTDYDENSYHDNNIANIIETNGKQIYYQIDKDWFYRPEERRWNVMNDESSWRKNELVNGKIKNTIYHLW, encoded by the coding sequence ATGGCTTTAAAAAAGAGCAAGGTCGCTGAGGCTGAAAATGAGCAAAAGGAAACAGAGCAAGTTGAAAAGCGAGGCGTAGCAAAGCCGCCAGTGCTTTTTAGTAAGACACAAAATTTAATAAAATCGATCGAAAAAAGACTAAATGCTACTTTGATAACTTACTATAATTCAAATGCTGGTAGCGTTTGTGGCAACGATGCGAGTGCTATGTATGAAATTTTAAAGGGTAAAAAGATAGATACTGCTTATCTTTTTATAAAAAGTGACGGCGGAAGTGGTATTGCCGCTCTTAGGATCATTACTACACTTAGAAATTACTGCAAAAATTTAATAGCCTTAATACCTGCAAACTGCGCCTCGGCTGCTACCATGATGGCACTTGGTGCAAATGAGATCGTCATGGGGCCACTTGCCTATCTAACGCCTGTTGATACCTCGCTCAAACACGAGCTTAGCCCGACAAACAAAGGTAATGAGCTTGTGAGCGTTTCGATGGATGAACTTAGTCGTGTGGTCAAGCTTTGGAAAGAGCAAGATAAAGATAGGCCAAATGATACAAACCCTTATAACTCACTTTATGAGTATATCCATCCGCTAGTATTTGGTGCGGTTGATCGTGCTAGCTCGCTATCGCTTAAGATTTGCACCGAGCTTCTTAGGTATCACATCGAGGACGATAAAAAGATCGCAGAAATTTCTGAAAGGCTAAATGGCGACTACCCAGCTCATGAATATCCAATCCTCTTTAGAGAGGCGCACGAGATCGGCCTTCATGTAAAAAAGATGGATGATGATCTAAATGAAATGCTTCAGGAGCTAACGCTACTTTACTCTGAGATGGGTCAGCGAGCTTTTACTGACTATGATGAAAATAGCTACCACGATAACAATATCGCAAATATCATTGAAACAAATGGCAAGCAAATTTATTATCAGATAGATAAAGACTGGTTCTACCGCCCTGAAGAGCGTCGCTGGAATGTGATGAACGACGAGAGCTCTTGGCGTAAAAACGAGCTAGTAAATGGCAAAATAAAAAATACTATCTATCACTTGTGGTAA
- a CDS encoding TerB family tellurite resistance protein, giving the protein MSGILFLLILGGAIFLLLKVQLSNNRRKQANVNEAKFLVSLLAKVAKSDGRVGELEARLISQVLDDLSKKVSGVSGVREYLKDVYNSQKENVDNAYETARNYKRAFNLNYDTCVARLTFFLNLAYIDGEFNKSEQDVIRNIAYGFGIDKETLDEIIYKFDSFYGSRFEANPDEMVQEKDAFEVLGLSKNASLEEVKARYKELVRQYHPDILMGRGESKEVIERSTKKLQEINEAYGRLKEKFGV; this is encoded by the coding sequence ATGTCTGGTATCTTATTTTTATTGATACTAGGCGGTGCTATATTTTTGCTGCTAAAGGTACAGTTAAGCAATAACCGCAGAAAACAAGCAAACGTAAATGAGGCTAAATTTTTAGTCTCACTCTTGGCAAAAGTGGCTAAAAGTGACGGCAGAGTAGGCGAGTTAGAAGCTAGGCTTATTAGTCAGGTACTTGATGATCTAAGTAAAAAAGTTAGTGGCGTTAGCGGTGTGCGTGAGTATCTAAAAGATGTCTATAATAGTCAAAAAGAGAATGTAGATAACGCCTATGAAACTGCTAGAAACTATAAGCGTGCGTTTAATCTAAACTACGATACATGTGTCGCTAGACTCACATTTTTTCTAAATTTAGCCTATATTGATGGAGAATTTAACAAAAGCGAGCAAGATGTTATAAGAAATATCGCTTATGGATTTGGCATCGACAAAGAGACGCTTGATGAGATAATCTATAAATTTGATAGCTTTTATGGTTCAAGATTTGAGGCAAATCCCGATGAAATGGTCCAAGAAAAAGATGCATTTGAGGTTTTAGGACTTAGTAAAAATGCAAGTCTTGAAGAGGTAAAAGCTCGCTATAAAGAGCTTGTAAGGCAGTATCATCCCGACATTTTAATGGGTAGGGGCGAGAGTAAAGAGGTGATAGAGCGCTCAACTAAAAAGCTTCAGGAGATAAACGAGGCTTATGGACGATTAAAAGAGAAATTTGGAGTTTAG
- the purH gene encoding bifunctional phosphoribosylaminoimidazolecarboxamide formyltransferase/IMP cyclohydrolase, which yields MRALLSVSDKEGIVEFAKGLEELGWQILSTGGTYKLLKTEGVKATEVSEFTASPEMFEGRVKTLHPKIHGGILHKRDDATHVAQAKEYGIEGIDLVCVNLYPFKETTIRTDDFAEIIENIDIGGPAMVRSAAKNFKDVLIVTSVLDYDEILKRLKEKSDGYEFRRSLMIKAYEHTAAYDSMIANYMNDRFNGGFGDARFIVGSKVFNTRYGENPHQKGALYEFDYFFTNNFRALKGEASFNNMTDINGALMLATSFDDAPAVAIIKHANPCGFAVKDTLLESYEAALKCDPISAYGGVVAINGTLDEKLAKKINEIYVEVIIAANVDDAALKVFESKKRIKIFTQDNKFLVRSNDKFDFKHVDGGFVFQERDYVKDEELENMKQMSKKFATGGELKDAQIAWKVAALTKSNCVVYVKDGAMVAIGMGMTSRVDAARAAVAKAKELKIDLSGCVLASEAFFPFRDSIDIASKVGVKCVIEPGGSIRDDEVIEAADEHGMSLYFTGVRHFLH from the coding sequence ATGAGAGCATTGCTTAGCGTTAGCGATAAAGAGGGCATTGTAGAGTTTGCAAAGGGGCTAGAAGAGCTTGGCTGGCAGATACTTTCAACTGGCGGCACCTATAAACTTTTAAAGACTGAGGGTGTCAAAGCGACTGAAGTTAGCGAATTTACGGCGTCACCTGAGATGTTTGAGGGCAGGGTAAAGACTCTTCATCCAAAAATACATGGCGGTATTTTACATAAGCGCGACGATGCTACACATGTGGCTCAGGCAAAAGAGTATGGCATCGAGGGCATTGACCTAGTTTGCGTAAATTTATATCCATTTAAAGAGACTACCATCAGGACTGATGACTTTGCTGAGATCATCGAAAATATCGACATCGGCGGCCCAGCTATGGTAAGAAGTGCTGCTAAAAACTTTAAAGACGTACTTATAGTTACAAGTGTGCTTGATTATGATGAAATTTTAAAGCGCTTAAAAGAAAAAAGCGATGGTTACGAGTTTAGAAGATCGCTGATGATAAAGGCTTACGAGCACACAGCAGCTTATGATAGCATGATCGCAAACTATATGAATGATAGATTTAACGGCGGTTTTGGCGATGCTAGATTTATCGTGGGAAGTAAGGTTTTTAACACCAGATACGGCGAAAATCCACATCAAAAAGGCGCGCTTTATGAGTTTGATTATTTCTTTACAAACAACTTTAGAGCCCTAAAAGGCGAGGCTAGCTTTAATAACATGACCGATATAAACGGAGCATTGATGCTTGCAACTAGCTTTGATGATGCTCCAGCAGTGGCTATCATCAAGCACGCTAACCCTTGCGGCTTTGCAGTAAAAGATACCTTGCTTGAGAGCTACGAGGCTGCGCTTAAGTGCGATCCGATCTCAGCTTACGGCGGTGTGGTTGCAATAAATGGCACACTTGATGAGAAGCTAGCAAAAAAGATAAATGAAATTTACGTTGAGGTAATAATCGCTGCAAATGTCGATGATGCAGCTCTTAAAGTATTTGAGAGTAAAAAACGCATCAAAATTTTCACTCAAGACAATAAATTTTTAGTTCGCTCAAATGATAAATTTGACTTTAAGCACGTTGATGGTGGATTTGTATTTCAAGAAAGAGACTATGTAAAAGACGAAGAGCTTGAAAATATGAAGCAAATGAGTAAGAAATTTGCAACTGGTGGCGAGCTAAAAGATGCTCAGATCGCGTGGAAAGTGGCTGCGCTAACGAAGAGCAACTGTGTAGTTTATGTAAAAGATGGCGCAATGGTAGCTATTGGCATGGGTATGACAAGCCGCGTTGATGCTGCTCGTGCGGCCGTGGCAAAGGCAAAAGAGCTAAAGATCGATCTAAGTGGCTGCGTACTTGCAAGTGAGGCATTCTTTCCGTTTAGAGATAGTATCGATATCGCCAGCAAAGTGGGCGTAAAATGCGTCATCGAGCCAGGCGGTAGCATCAGAGATGATGAGGTGATAGAGGCTGCTGATGAGCATGGCATGTCGCTATACTTTACTGGCGTTAGACACTTTTTACACTAA
- the msrB gene encoding peptide-methionine (R)-S-oxide reductase MsrB, with translation MKKILKFILMAAVFFGLNLMAKDELIKEQTMAGQNLKEIYLAGGCFWGMQGYFKKIFGVVDTKVGYANGKSENTSYRELHESDHAETLYVKYDENRVALAEILAHFFRVIDPTSLNKQGNDVGRQYRSGIYYVSESDLPTIESFMKIEQKKFKDKIVVEVAPLKNFVLGEEYHQDYLDKNPFGYCHIDLGLADKPLYDEAKFKPLSKDELKKNLSSEQYAVTQEAATERPFSSEYDKFDQKGIYVDITSGKPLFSSADKFDAGCGWPSFTKPITTTALSYKEDNSFMMKRVEVKSQNSDAHLGHVFDDGPSNKGGLRYCINGASLKFIPLEDMARLGYEEFIPYVK, from the coding sequence ATGAAAAAAATCTTAAAATTTATCTTAATGGCGGCAGTGTTTTTTGGTCTAAATTTGATGGCAAAAGATGAGCTTATAAAGGAGCAGACGATGGCAGGGCAAAATTTAAAAGAAATTTATCTAGCAGGCGGTTGCTTTTGGGGTATGCAGGGATATTTTAAAAAGATATTTGGCGTAGTGGATACAAAGGTAGGCTACGCGAATGGCAAGAGCGAAAATACTAGCTACCGCGAGCTTCATGAGAGTGATCATGCTGAGACACTTTATGTAAAATACGACGAAAATAGAGTCGCTTTGGCTGAAATTTTGGCTCACTTTTTTAGAGTGATCGATCCGACCTCGCTAAACAAACAAGGCAATGACGTTGGTAGGCAGTATAGAAGCGGAATTTACTATGTGAGCGAAAGTGATCTGCCAACGATAGAGAGCTTTATGAAGATAGAGCAAAAGAAATTTAAAGATAAGATCGTGGTTGAGGTGGCGCCACTTAAAAATTTCGTCTTAGGCGAAGAGTATCATCAAGACTATCTTGATAAAAATCCTTTTGGATATTGTCACATTGATCTAGGCTTAGCTGATAAACCGCTTTACGATGAGGCGAAATTTAAGCCGCTTAGTAAAGATGAGCTAAAGAAAAATTTAAGTAGCGAGCAGTATGCCGTGACGCAAGAAGCAGCGACTGAGAGGCCATTTAGTAGCGAGTATGATAAATTTGATCAAAAAGGAATTTATGTAGATATCACGAGTGGAAAGCCACTTTTCTCAAGTGCAGATAAATTTGATGCAGGATGTGGCTGGCCAAGCTTTACAAAGCCTATCACGACAACAGCTCTTTCGTATAAGGAGGACAACTCGTTTATGATGAAAAGGGTCGAAGTTAAGTCTCAAAATAGCGATGCGCACCTTGGGCATGTTTTTGACGATGGCCCAAGCAATAAGGGTGGGCTAAGATATTGCATAAACGGTGCGAGCCTTAAATTTATACCGCTTGAAGACATGGCTAGGCTGGGATATGAGGAATTTATACCTTACGTAAAATAG
- a CDS encoding peptidase M50 produces the protein MLLNTYAPPFKLVGGYFIAGIFFLVLSVVAFFYADFDAISSLNTAGFLHIFFVGFVMSIIIGALYQLTSVILEKPFFTAKGAILNLAIFCLSLLGMCYGMLFAEAKILQISGVLLFCSLAFFATTYALSFMDNEKKSFAAFALFVSAIFLLIGITLGFCLLMILSGTLMLDFEMTLKFHVYFVLGFVFLVILGAASVLLPMFALAHDLKFTLSKASLACYILGGILLVFNENLSVLSICVAALLFIAQALYILKKRVRKAYDYWNVNIVLSLVALLGAAVFIALDKLNLAAYFLIYGFLFAFIVAHLYKIAPFLIWYHYVAPFVGKVKVPLLDAMILKKIAYFGIAFNAISLLCYLLSTCFELEILVQASMMFIALSIVLLSINIINIFRFTGFKG, from the coding sequence ATGCTTTTAAATACTTATGCACCACCATTTAAGCTAGTTGGTGGATATTTTATTGCTGGAATTTTCTTTTTAGTATTAAGTGTGGTGGCATTCTTTTATGCAGATTTTGATGCTATCAGCTCACTAAATACAGCTGGTTTTTTGCATATATTTTTTGTTGGCTTTGTTATGAGCATTATCATCGGAGCGCTCTATCAGCTAACCTCAGTCATCTTAGAAAAGCCATTTTTTACCGCAAAAGGTGCTATTTTAAATTTGGCTATTTTTTGTCTATCGTTGCTGGGCATGTGCTACGGGATGCTATTTGCTGAGGCTAAAATTTTACAAATTAGTGGAGTTTTGCTTTTTTGCTCGCTTGCTTTTTTTGCTACGACTTATGCATTAAGCTTTATGGATAATGAAAAAAAGAGCTTTGCGGCCTTTGCACTTTTTGTTTCAGCTATATTTTTGCTAATTGGAATAACGCTTGGTTTTTGCTTGCTTATGATACTTAGTGGCACGCTGATGCTTGATTTTGAGATGACGTTAAAATTTCACGTTTATTTTGTGCTGGGATTTGTATTTCTTGTGATACTTGGAGCTGCTAGTGTACTCTTGCCTATGTTTGCGCTAGCTCATGATCTAAAATTTACACTTAGTAAAGCCTCACTAGCATGCTATATTTTGGGTGGTATCTTACTAGTTTTTAATGAAAATTTGTCTGTTTTGTCAATATGTGTGGCGGCTTTACTTTTTATAGCTCAAGCGCTTTATATTTTAAAAAAACGCGTTAGAAAGGCGTATGATTACTGGAATGTAAATATCGTACTTTCGTTGGTGGCTTTGCTTGGTGCTGCTGTTTTTATAGCTTTGGATAAATTAAATTTAGCTGCATATTTTTTAATATATGGCTTTTTGTTTGCTTTTATCGTAGCTCATCTTTACAAGATCGCACCATTTCTCATATGGTATCACTACGTAGCTCCTTTTGTCGGAAAGGTAAAAGTGCCACTTCTTGATGCCATGATACTAAAAAAGATAGCTTATTTTGGTATAGCTTTTAATGCTATCTCGCTTCTTTGCTATCTTCTCTCAACTTGCTTTGAACTAGAAATTTTAGTGCAAGCTAGTATGATGTTTATAGCTCTTAGTATAGTTTTGCTATCGATAAATATAATAAATATTTTTAGATTTACTGGTTTTAAAGGATAA
- a CDS encoding metal-sulfur cluster assembly factor produces MKEKIYNALSNIVDPEVGFDIVSLGLIYDASCDENGKAKVTMTLSTKSCPLHEMILGWVETAVLDIEGVKECEIDLVWEPEWNIQMASDFVKAQLGV; encoded by the coding sequence ATGAAAGAAAAAATTTATAACGCACTGTCAAATATCGTTGATCCAGAAGTTGGCTTTGATATCGTTTCGCTCGGACTTATATATGATGCGAGCTGCGATGAGAATGGCAAAGCAAAAGTTACTATGACGCTTTCAACCAAATCTTGCCCACTGCACGAAATGATACTTGGCTGGGTAGAAACTGCCGTGCTTGATATAGAAGGTGTCAAAGAGTGTGAGATCGATCTTGTCTGGGAGCCTGAGTGGAATATACAAATGGCAAGTGATTTTGTAAAAGCACAACTTGGAGTTTAA
- the ftsZ gene encoding cell division protein FtsZ, producing the protein MSSFTVEENKSIYGAKIKVVGVGGGGGNMVNHIIRVNPNLNIDLIVANTDAKALENSLAHTKIQLGEKTTKGLGAGMRPEIGKAAAEESYDEVKSALETSDIVFIGTGLGGGTGTGAAPVVAQAAKDIGALTVAVVTMPFMFEGKKRRKLADCGLEELRKESDSIVVIPNDKLLTLIDKNAGIKESFEMVDEVLARAVNGMSTIVLDSGKSDINLDFADVRTIMSHRGLALMGVGEASGEDAAQEAIKNAIQSPLLDNMTINGAFGILVHFRISPSCPLADINNAMSIIHEAADEDAEIIFGTTTDDKIEDNKVEVTIIATGFQSSQKEAEKKDEIQTSNASDIIKKERILRLKKVSGGYDEDYMSQLDVPSFMRHQMD; encoded by the coding sequence ATGAGTAGCTTCACAGTAGAAGAAAATAAAAGCATCTATGGTGCAAAGATAAAGGTCGTAGGTGTAGGTGGAGGTGGTGGCAATATGGTCAACCACATAATAAGAGTTAATCCGAATTTAAATATAGATCTTATTGTTGCTAATACAGATGCTAAGGCTCTTGAAAATTCTCTTGCACATACAAAAATACAGCTTGGAGAAAAGACGACAAAAGGTCTAGGTGCGGGTATGAGACCTGAAATAGGAAAAGCTGCTGCTGAAGAGAGCTACGATGAAGTAAAAAGTGCACTTGAGACATCAGATATAGTTTTCATTGGTACAGGACTTGGTGGTGGAACTGGTACAGGCGCAGCTCCAGTAGTTGCTCAAGCTGCAAAAGACATTGGTGCGCTAACAGTTGCAGTTGTTACTATGCCTTTTATGTTTGAAGGAAAAAAACGTAGAAAATTGGCTGATTGCGGCCTTGAAGAACTTAGAAAAGAAAGCGATTCTATTGTAGTCATTCCAAACGATAAACTCCTAACATTAATTGATAAAAATGCTGGCATAAAAGAAAGCTTTGAAATGGTTGATGAAGTACTTGCAAGAGCCGTCAATGGTATGAGTACGATCGTACTTGACTCAGGAAAAAGCGACATAAATCTAGACTTTGCAGATGTTAGAACGATTATGAGCCATAGAGGACTAGCTTTAATGGGTGTTGGCGAAGCAAGTGGCGAGGATGCAGCGCAAGAAGCTATAAAAAATGCTATACAATCACCACTTCTTGATAACATGACAATAAATGGTGCATTTGGTATTTTAGTTCATTTTAGAATAAGCCCTAGTTGCCCACTAGCTGATATCAATAATGCGATGAGTATTATTCATGAGGCAGCGGATGAAGATGCTGAAATTATATTTGGTACAACAACTGATGACAAAATAGAAGACAATAAAGTTGAAGTTACAATAATAGCAACAGGTTTTCAAAGCTCACAAAAAGAAGCTGAAAAAAAAGATGAAATACAAACTTCTAATGCAAGCGATATCATAAAAAAAGAGCGTATATTAAGACTTAAAAAAGTTAGTGGTGGATATGACGAAGACTATATGTCACAACTTGATGTGCCATCATTTATGCGCCATCAAATGGACTAA